In Tepidamorphus gemmatus, the sequence CTCGGTGAAGCCGACCTGGAAGCCGAAGACGCTGACCTCGCTCGACGAGGAGAAGGCGAGCTCGCTGATGAAGCTCATAAACGTCCTCGAGGACGACGACGACGTGCAGAACGTATACGCCAACTTCGAGGTCTCGGAGGAGGTGCTTGGCCGGCTGACGGCGGCCTGAGGCGCTGCGGTCCGCTGTCCCTGTTCGCTGCCGACCCAGGCCGCATCACTCCGGTCATAGCGCGCACGGCCGCGCGGGGCCCATAGCGGGATGCCCGTGCACCGATGTCCTGCTATCCGGATCCCGGATCGTGTCGGCGTCCGGGATGACGAAGGCGGGGAGGCTGTGAGATGCGGCAATGTCGTCTGCCGGGTCCGATCCGGGAAAGCTGAAGATGTCCTGGCCAGCCCGCCCGGTCAGTTGAGCGCCAGTCAGTTGAACCGCGGTCAGTTGAGCAAGGGCGACCAGGCCGGATCCGACGCAAAGGAAGGTGTCGGCACGCGGATCTCGTTGTAGCCGGTAAGGTCCACCGACCAGATCTGCGGACCGCCTGCGGCCCCCGGCGTTTCGCGGAAGAACATCAGTACGCGCCCGTTCGGCGCCCAGGTCGGACCCTCGTTGTGGAATCCGGAGGTCAGGATGCGCTCGCCCGACCCGTCCGGACGCATCACGCCGATGGCAAACTGGCCGCCAAGCCGCTTGGTGAAGGCGATCAGGTCGCCGCGCGGCGACCAGACCGGCGTTGCGTAGGCGCCCTGGCCGAAGCTGATGCGCTGCGGGTTGGAGCCATCTGCATTCATGACATACAGCTGCTGGCTGCCGCCACGGTCGGACTCGAACACGATCTGGCGTCCGTCGGGAGAAAACGAGGGGCTCGTGTCGATCGATGGCGTGTTGGTCAGCCGCGTCGTGCGCCGGCTCCTCAGGTCCATCACGTAGATGTTGGCATTGCCGCCCTGCTCGAGGCTGAGCACCACGCGCTGCCCGTCCGGCGAGAATCGCGGCGCGAAGGTCATGCCCGGAAAGTCGCCGACCACTTCGCGCTGGCCGGTTTCGATGTTGAGCAGGTAGACACGCGGCACCTGGCCGTAGGGCTGCGAAACGTAGGTGATCTCCTGACGCGACGGGCTGAAGCGCGGATTGCGGATGATCTCGTCGGGCGAGTTGGTCAGATAGCGCACATTGGCGCCGTCCTGGTCCATGATCGCCAGTCGCCGGACGCGGTTGGTCTTCGGCCCGGTCTCGTCGACGAACACGATGCGTGTGTCGAAATAGCCCTTCTCGCCGGTGAGCCGCTCGTAGATCGCATCGGAGATGATATGGGCGACCCGCCGCCAGTTCTCCGGCGTGGTGAAGAACTGCTGGCCAGTCATCTGCTGGCCGCCGAACACGTCCCAAAGGCGGAATTCCGCCCGCAGCCGCCCGTCCGGCTGGCGTGTCACGCGGCCGGTGACCAGCGCCTGCGCGTTGATCACCCGCCAGCTGCCGAAATTGGGCATCGCGTCGAAGTCTGGCCGTTCGATGAAGGCGGCGGGATCGACGGGCGCAAACAGGCCCGAGCGGCGCAGATTCGCCGAGATCACGTCGGAGATCTGCCTGGCGAACTCGGGATCGCCACCGAAGTCCGGTATGGCGATCGGTAACGGCTGGATGTTGGCTTGCGTGATGTCGATCTCGATCTGCGCATGCGCTGCAGGCGCAGCGAGTGCGGAGACGGTCACTGCAATGGCACAGAGGAAAGCTCTCATGGGCTCCGCTCGGCTGGGAAGGTTCGGGACAGACGGGACACTCGCAACTACCCGCCCATCAGCTCCCTCGGATCGAAGGTCAGGTTGATCTGACGCCACGTATCGTACTTTTCGGGTGGCAGATAGTAGGGCTGGCACCGGTTGACGGCGCGCATCGCGGCCTCGGCGGCAATCATGAAGATGTGATCGCCGGACGGGTTCAGCAGCCGCGGCGGCATTGCCAGCGAACCGTCGATATTGAGCTCCATGCCGATGCGCACCTGCAGCTGCCCGGCCTCGAGCACGCCCACCGGCGGGCTCCAGCAGCGGGCGATCTGCTGACGCAGCGCGTCGATCTCGCTGATCGACAAAGTGCCGGTGCCGCCGGAGGCGACCCCGTAGGCGGGGTTCACAGAGGCGGTCCGTACCGGAGCGCCGCCACCGGAATCGGGGATCTTGTTGAGCAGCGCGGCGATGTTGTCGGCGTCGAACTTGCGCTCGGGCCTGGCCGGCTGCGGCGTCGGCGGCTTCGGCTTGGCGGCGACCTTCGGCTTGACCTTCGGGATCGGCGCATCGGCCAGCGGCTGCGGCGCGGGCTCCTCGGCCGCCTTCGGAGCGGGCTCAGGCAGCGGCGGCGTCTCGGCGGCGTCTGGCACTGCCGCCGTGCGCAACGGTGCCGGCTCGGGGTCCGGCGCTGGCGCCGGTTCCGGAGCGGCAGCGGTCTCCTTCGGCGGTGCGGGCTTCGGCTTCTCCACCACCTTGTCAGCCTCCGGCATCTCGGCGGCGGCCGGCGGCGCCTCGCGGTCGCCGTCCTTCGTGCCGGCGGTCAGCTCGGTGAACTCGGCGACGGTGAGGATCTCGATCGGGATCGCCGGCTGGGATCTGGTCTCGAACGGGCTTGTCCCGAAGGCGATCAGCCCCCAGCCGATGATCAGCGCATGTCCGGCAGTGGAAACGGAGAGTGCGGCGCGCATCCGACGGCCTCAGCGTTGCCCCTGCTCGATGTCGGTGACGAGCGCGATGCGCCGGAAGCCGGCCTGGTTGAGCCGTCCCATGACGCGCATCACCGTCCCGTAGTCGACCGTGCGGTCGCCGCGCACGAAGACCCTCTCCTCGACGCCTCGTTCGGCGATCGCCGTCAGCTTCGGCACCAGTTCCTCGACCGTGATCTCGGTGTCCTGCAGGAACACCCGCCCCTGGTTGTCCACGCTGACGGTCAACGGTTCCTTCTGGCCCTCCAGCGGCTTGGCCTGGGTCTCGGGCAGATCGATCGGTACGCCGACGGTCAGCAGCGGCGCCGTGACCATGAAAACGATGAGCAGGACGAGCATCACGTCCACGAACGGCGTGACGTTGATCTCGCTCATCGGCCGGTATCGGCGACCGCGCCGGCGACCGGCGCCACCGTTCCCCGCGAGGCTCGCACCCATGGCTCAGCTTCTCTCGTCCAATTGCCGCGAAAGTATGGCGCCGAACTCGTCGGCGAAGCCCTCCAGACGAGCGATCAGCTTGCTGACGTCATTGGAGAACTTGTTGTAGCCGATCACCGCCGGTATCGCCGCCAGCAGACCGAGCGCGGTGGCGAACAGCGCCTCGGCGATGCCCGGCGCGACCACCGCCAGACTGGTCGATTCCGATGCCGCGATCGAGGTGAACGCGTTCATGATCCCCCACACCGTGCCGAACAGGCCGATGAACGGCGCGGCCGAACCGACTGTGGCGAGGAACAGCAGCCGGCTCTCGAGCCGAGTCGACTCGCGCGAGATGGTGACGTCCATCACCTTCTCGATGCGCGACTGCAGGCCGAGCAGCGACAGGGCGCCGGTCTCGTGGCTGCGCTTCCATTCGCGCATCGCGGCGACGAACAGTGCGGCCATCGCGTGGTTGGGACGGGTCGCCAGCGTGCGGTAGAGCTCGTCCAGCGAGTGGCCCGACCAGAACACCTTCTCGAACTGGTCCATCCGAGCCCGCGCCCGACGATAGGCAAAGGTCTTCTCGATGATGATGGCCCAGCACCAGATCGAGGCCATGACCAATCCGATCATTACCAGCTTGACGACGATGTCCGCCTGCAGGAACAGCGACAGCATCGACAATTCGCCCGGCGCATGCAGGCCTGTCGACTCCAGCGGCGTCATTAGCTGACCCTCTTCCGATCCGGTCTCGTGGACATGATCCGCGCCTGCCCGGCCGCGGACGCAGACTCCCTGTCCGGGATGATGCCGGCGGGCAGCTGCGAAAACGTGTTGCAAAGCAACATCTGGTCGCGGCCGAATATGTCAAATCAAGGGCCGGACATCGGCCCGACCCCTCCTACACCAAGCATTCGCTATGGTTAAGGCTCCGTTACGGGCTGTTGTCGGCGACATCCCCGCGGCTCTCGCCGAGCACCCGGCGCAGCTCGGGCGGGATCCGCCTCGCGCGCCCGTCGCGCGTCACCAGTGCCACCTGCACATCGGCTGAGACGAGCAAGGTATCGCCCCGGCGGATCTCCTGGGCGAGGATCATCGAGGCGCCGCGCATCTCCTTCACACGGGTCACCACCTCGACCACGTCGTCGATCCTGGCCGGCCGCTCGAAGGAGATCGTCATGCGCCGGACGGCGAAGGCTACCGGATCCCTGCCCTCGAACAGCTCGGCGTGATCGGCGCCGGACAGCCGCATGAAGTCCGACCTGCCGCGCTCCATGAAGCGGAGGTAGCTGGCGTGGTAGACGACACCGGAGAAGTCGGTGTCCTCGAAATAGACCCGCACCGGCAGGATGTGCCGGCCCTGGACGATGCGGCCCGCAAGGTCGGGCCAGGCTGTGTCGGCAGTGCTGTTCATGGCGCCCTTATGCGACGGGAGCGGGACGCCTGTCGACTGCCCCGTCCAGGCCTTCCTGCGCTGGCGCGCCACCGTCCGGCGCTGCGGTGCGACCGCGGTTGCCGATCACATCCGCGTCCGATCCTCGCGCAGGCTGCCGCCCCTCACGGCTCGGCGTCGTCGGCGAACAGCCCCATCTGCGGGGCGAATTCGCTCGGCACGGCAAGGCCCATGTGGCGGAAGGCATGCGGGGTGAGCAGGCGGCCGCGCGGCGTGCGCTGCACGAAGCCTTGCTGGATCAGATAGGGCTCGATGATCTCCTCAATCGCGTCGCGCGGCTCGGACAGTGCGGCCGCGATCGTCTCGATGCCAACCGGGCCGCCGCCGAACTTCATCGCGATGGTCGACAGATAGCGCCGGTCGAGGCCATCGAGGCCGAGCGCGTCGACCTCGAGCTCGATCAGCGCCCGGTCGGCGATCGCCCGGTCGATCCTGCCACTGCCGACGATCATGGCGAAGTCGCGCACACGCCGCAGCAGACGGCCCGCCACCCGCGGCGTTCCCCGCGCGCGGCGGGCGATCTCCATCGCCCCGTCGTCAGCGATGTCGATGCCGAGCACGCGGGCGCCGCGTCGCACGATCAGTTCCAGTTCCGCCTGATTGTAGAAATCCAGCCGCACCGGAATGCCGAACCGATCACGCAGCGGGGTCGTCAGCAGCCCGGAGCGGGTCGTCGCCCCGATCAGCGTGAATCGGGCGAGATCGATCCTGACCGACCGTGCCGCGGGCCCCTCGCCGATGATGAGATCGAGCTGGAAGTCCTCCATCGCCGGATAGAGGATCTCCTCGACCGCCGGGTTGAGCCGGTGGATCTCGTCGATGAACAGGACATCGCGCTCCTCGAGATTGGTGAGCAGCGCGGCGAGATCGCCTGCCCTCGCGATTACCGGCCCAGAGGTGGCGCGGAAGTTCACGCCGAGTTCGCGCGCGACGATCTGGGCGAGCGTGGTCTTGCCGAGTCCGGGCGGGCCGGCGAACAGCACATGGTCGAGCGCCTCGCCGCGTGCGCGCGCCGCCTCGATGAAGATGCGGAGATTGTGCCGCGCCTGGGCCTGGCCGACGAAACTGTCGAGCGTCTGCGGCCGGAGCGAGGCATCTGCCTCATCCTCGATCCGCTCTCCCGCATCGATCAGGCGATCGCTCACCGCGCCAGTTCCTTCAGCCCGAGCCGGATCAGCGTTTCGGCGGTGGCGTCCGCGCCGGCCGTCTTAAGCGCGATGGCGACGGCCGCGCCCGCCTGCGCCTGACCATAACCGAGATTGACAAGCGCCGACACCGCGTCGCGCGATGCGCTGGGCAGGCGCTGGTCGCCGATCTCGTTGGCAACCTTCGCGAACGCGGCATCGAAGCCGCCGACTGTCGGCGCCTTGTCGCGCAGTTCCGTGATGATGCGACCCGCCACCTTCGGCCCGACGCCGGGGGCGCGGGCGATCATCGCCTTGTCCTGCATGGCGATGGCATTGCCGAGATCCGCGACCGACAGCGTTCCGAGCACTGCCAGCGCCACCCGCGACCCGACTCCCTGCACGGTGATCAGCAGCCGGAACCACTGCCGCTCCGCCTCGCTCAGGAAGCCGTAGAGGCGGATGTGATCCTCGCGGATGAAGGTCTCGATGAACAGCGTGGCCGCCTCGCCGGGATGAAGCGCGGCGAGCGTGCGCGTCGAGCAGGTCGTCACGTAGCCGACCCCACCGACATCAATGATCGCCCAGTCCTCGCCGAGCGAGTCGACGGTGCCCTTCAGCTTGCCGATCACCGTCGCGCTCGCATGGACGAGGACTCGTCTCCGGATGTCGTCGGGGCTTCGTCGGCCGGCCTGTTCATCATGATGGCTGTCGGGCTCTCCGTCACGGTGACGTCAACTCCGATGCCGGACGTGAACCCGCAGCCGGCGCGCACGCATTCCGGGATCGTCACACGGCCTATTGTCGACACTTGCATGGCTACAATTCCCTGCAGGGATTCCTAGGCGCGATGGCGTGAACAAGTCAAGAACATCTCATCCGGCCAGCGCCTTGGCCAGCACCCTTGACGCCCGGTGATGAGCGTGTGTGACGGCGATCGCGAGCGCGTCGGCCGCGTCGTCGCTATCGACCCGCGCCTTCGGCAGGAGAACCTGGATCATCATCCGGATCTGCTTCTTGTCGCCGTGGCCGGTGCCGATCACCGTCTTCTTGACGAGGTTCGGTGCGTATTCTGCGACCGGGAGTCCGCGCGAGGCCGGAACCAGCAGGGCGATGCCGCGCGCCTGGCCGAGCTTCAGGGTTGCGGCGGCGTCGCGGTTGACGAAGGTCTGCTCGACGGCGGCCTCATGCGGCGCCTGCGCGTCGAGGACCGCACACAGCCCCGCATGGATCTGCAGCAGCCGCTCGGCGAGGCCGAGCCGCTCGTCGGAGGTCACGCACCCGGCGCCGACGAAGGCCAGCGCATTTCCTGTCAGGTCGAGTACGCCCCAGCCGGTGCGTCGCAGGCCGGGGTCGATGCCGATGATGCGAATCGTGGACGCTGCCATGCGCCGATCTAGCCCCATGCATGCCGGCAAGACCAGCGCGGCAGGCGCTCGGATGCGCTATGCTGGCGCCTCACCTGATCCGTGCTCCGCGCTATCCGCATGCTTCCTGATTCCGCAACCCTGGTGGCGATCGTGGCGGTCGCACTGGCCGGCTTCGTCGGCGGCTTCGCCGGCTTCGGTGGCGCGATGATCTTCATGCCGGTGGCGAGTGCGCTGATCGAACCGCGTGTGGCCGCCGCCTCATTCCTGGTGACCAGCACCGTACTTATGATGCCGCTGGTCTGGAGCGCGATGCGCATCTGCGCATGGCGCACCGTACTGCCCGCCTCGATCGGCGCGACGCTTACCGTACCGCTGGGGGCGGCGGTGCTGGCGATCGGCGACCCGGTGGCCATCCGCTGGGCGATCAGCGCGGTAGTGCTCGGACTTCTCGCGCTGATGATGTCCGGCTGGCGCTATGCCGGTCAGCCCGGACCGGTGGTCGCGACCGGCGTCGGCGGCGTTTCGGGGCTGCTCGGTGGCCTCGCCCAGATCGCCGGGCCGCCGGTCATCGTGTTCTGGATGAGCGGCCCCAACACGTCGGTCACGGTGCGCGCCAACCTGATCAGCTTCTTCACAATCGTCAGCGCCTCCTCGTTCGCAGCCTATGCCTGGAACGGCTTCTTCACGGTCGAGGCGATGCGCCAGACGCTGATGCTGGCCCCGGCCTACGGCATCGCGCTGTTCCTCGGGGCTCGGATGTTCCGGCGGGCGAGCGAGCGCGGCTATCGCAGGCTCGCCTATGCGATCATTGCCACGGCCGCGGTCAGCAGCCTGCCTTTGCTCGACGGCCTGCTGCGCTAGATGTTCGGAGTCTCCAGGTCGTGCAGCTTCTCCGGAGCAGGTGCACGGCGTGTCGAACCTTGACAACAAGGTATCGCGCCGGGCACTGCAGGTGCGTCGGACCTGCCGTCCGGACTGGGGGCGAGGGGGCGTTAACCACGTTTCGGAACGAGCGGTTAAGGAAAACCGCCTAGGTAAACCGTACGTGTATCCGGTCCAGTCGAGGGAGTTTGCCGGAATGTCAAGTTTCATGGTGATGGGCCGGGGCGTGCGCCTGATGGCCTTGCTTGTCCTGGCGCTTGTGGTTGCGGCCTGCGCCCAGAAGCAGCAGCAGCCGGGGGTCGGTAACGTTACCCCGGGCAGCGCGCAGGATTTCGTCGTCAATGTCGGCGACCGCGTGTTCTTCGAGACGGACTCCGTCACGCTGACCGCCCAGGCGCAGGACACGCTCCGCCGTCAGGCGCAATGGTTGGCGCTGTATCCATCCTATACGATCACCGTGGAAGGTCATGCCGACGAGCGAGGCACGCGCGAATACAATCTGGCACTCAGCGCCCGGCGCGCGCAGGTGGCGCGCGACTTCCTGGTCGCCCAGGGCGT encodes:
- the tolQ gene encoding protein TolQ, producing the protein MTPLESTGLHAPGELSMLSLFLQADIVVKLVMIGLVMASIWCWAIIIEKTFAYRRARARMDQFEKVFWSGHSLDELYRTLATRPNHAMAALFVAAMREWKRSHETGALSLLGLQSRIEKVMDVTISRESTRLESRLLFLATVGSAAPFIGLFGTVWGIMNAFTSIAASESTSLAVVAPGIAEALFATALGLLAAIPAVIGYNKFSNDVSKLIARLEGFADEFGAILSRQLDERS
- the ruvA gene encoding Holliday junction branch migration protein RuvA yields the protein MIGKLKGTVDSLGEDWAIIDVGGVGYVTTCSTRTLAALHPGEAATLFIETFIREDHIRLYGFLSEAERQWFRLLITVQGVGSRVALAVLGTLSVADLGNAIAMQDKAMIARAPGVGPKVAGRIITELRDKAPTVGGFDAAFAKVANEIGDQRLPSASRDAVSALVNLGYGQAQAGAAVAIALKTAGADATAETLIRLGLKELAR
- the ruvB gene encoding Holliday junction branch migration DNA helicase RuvB gives rise to the protein MSDRLIDAGERIEDEADASLRPQTLDSFVGQAQARHNLRIFIEAARARGEALDHVLFAGPPGLGKTTLAQIVARELGVNFRATSGPVIARAGDLAALLTNLEERDVLFIDEIHRLNPAVEEILYPAMEDFQLDLIIGEGPAARSVRIDLARFTLIGATTRSGLLTTPLRDRFGIPVRLDFYNQAELELIVRRGARVLGIDIADDGAMEIARRARGTPRVAGRLLRRVRDFAMIVGSGRIDRAIADRALIELEVDALGLDGLDRRYLSTIAMKFGGGPVGIETIAAALSEPRDAIEEIIEPYLIQQGFVQRTPRGRLLTPHAFRHMGLAVPSEFAPQMGLFADDAEP
- the ybgC gene encoding tol-pal system-associated acyl-CoA thioesterase yields the protein MNSTADTAWPDLAGRIVQGRHILPVRVYFEDTDFSGVVYHASYLRFMERGRSDFMRLSGADHAELFEGRDPVAFAVRRMTISFERPARIDDVVEVVTRVKEMRGASMILAQEIRRGDTLLVSADVQVALVTRDGRARRIPPELRRVLGESRGDVADNSP
- the ruvC gene encoding crossover junction endodeoxyribonuclease RuvC produces the protein MAASTIRIIGIDPGLRRTGWGVLDLTGNALAFVGAGCVTSDERLGLAERLLQIHAGLCAVLDAQAPHEAAVEQTFVNRDAAATLKLGQARGIALLVPASRGLPVAEYAPNLVKKTVIGTGHGDKKQIRMMIQVLLPKARVDSDDAADALAIAVTHAHHRASRVLAKALAG
- the tolB gene encoding Tol-Pal system beta propeller repeat protein TolB; protein product: MRAFLCAIAVTVSALAAPAAHAQIEIDITQANIQPLPIAIPDFGGDPEFARQISDVISANLRRSGLFAPVDPAAFIERPDFDAMPNFGSWRVINAQALVTGRVTRQPDGRLRAEFRLWDVFGGQQMTGQQFFTTPENWRRVAHIISDAIYERLTGEKGYFDTRIVFVDETGPKTNRVRRLAIMDQDGANVRYLTNSPDEIIRNPRFSPSRQEITYVSQPYGQVPRVYLLNIETGQREVVGDFPGMTFAPRFSPDGQRVVLSLEQGGNANIYVMDLRSRRTTRLTNTPSIDTSPSFSPDGRQIVFESDRGGSQQLYVMNADGSNPQRISFGQGAYATPVWSPRGDLIAFTKRLGGQFAIGVMRPDGSGERILTSGFHNEGPTWAPNGRVLMFFRETPGAAGGPQIWSVDLTGYNEIRVPTPSFASDPAWSPLLN
- a CDS encoding cell envelope integrity protein TolA, with the translated sequence MRAALSVSTAGHALIIGWGLIAFGTSPFETRSQPAIPIEILTVAEFTELTAGTKDGDREAPPAAAEMPEADKVVEKPKPAPPKETAAAPEPAPAPDPEPAPLRTAAVPDAAETPPLPEPAPKAAEEPAPQPLADAPIPKVKPKVAAKPKPPTPQPARPERKFDADNIAALLNKIPDSGGGAPVRTASVNPAYGVASGGTGTLSISEIDALRQQIARCWSPPVGVLEAGQLQVRIGMELNIDGSLAMPPRLLNPSGDHIFMIAAEAAMRAVNRCQPYYLPPEKYDTWRQINLTFDPRELMGG
- the tolR gene encoding protein TolR; the encoded protein is MGASLAGNGGAGRRRGRRYRPMSEINVTPFVDVMLVLLIVFMVTAPLLTVGVPIDLPETQAKPLEGQKEPLTVSVDNQGRVFLQDTEITVEELVPKLTAIAERGVEERVFVRGDRTVDYGTVMRVMGRLNQAGFRRIALVTDIEQGQR
- the pal gene encoding peptidoglycan-associated lipoprotein Pal, which gives rise to MSSFMVMGRGVRLMALLVLALVVAACAQKQQQPGVGNVTPGSAQDFVVNVGDRVFFETDSVTLTAQAQDTLRRQAQWLALYPSYTITVEGHADERGTREYNLALSARRAQVARDFLVAQGVQPMRIRTVSYGKERPVAVCDNESCWSQNRRAVTVVNNAPGS
- a CDS encoding TSUP family transporter — its product is MLPDSATLVAIVAVALAGFVGGFAGFGGAMIFMPVASALIEPRVAAASFLVTSTVLMMPLVWSAMRICAWRTVLPASIGATLTVPLGAAVLAIGDPVAIRWAISAVVLGLLALMMSGWRYAGQPGPVVATGVGGVSGLLGGLAQIAGPPVIVFWMSGPNTSVTVRANLISFFTIVSASSFAAYAWNGFFTVEAMRQTLMLAPAYGIALFLGARMFRRASERGYRRLAYAIIATAAVSSLPLLDGLLR